In one Myotis daubentonii chromosome 1, mMyoDau2.1, whole genome shotgun sequence genomic region, the following are encoded:
- the COMMD4 gene encoding COMM domain-containing protein 4 isoform X2, which produces MRFRFCGDLDCPDWVLAEISTLAKIYEKVQKLTADARFELGDVKATVAVLSFILSSAAKHSVDGESLSSELQQLGLPKEHAASLCRCYEEKQSPLQEYLRACSLRVNRLAGTGWRVDYIMSSSLLQSVEEPMVHLRLEVAAAPEAPAQLVALSLSADKFQVLLAELKQAQTLMSSLG; this is translated from the exons ATG AGGTTCCGGTTCTGTGGTGATCTGGACTGTCCTGACTGGGTCCTGGCGGAGATCAGCACACTTGCCAAGATT TACGAGAAGGTCCAGAAGCTCACTGCTGATGCCAGGTTTG AGTTGGGCGATGTGAAAGCCACTGTGGCAGTACTGAGTTTCATCCTCTCCAGTGCGGCCAAGCATAGCGTCGATGGCGAGTCCTTGTCCAGTGAATTGCAGCAGCTGGGGTTGCCTAAAG AGCACGCAGCCAGCCTGTGTCGCTGTTATGAGGAGAAGCAAAGCCCCCTGCAGGAGTACTTGAGGGCCTGCAGTTTGCGTG TAAATAGGCTGGCAGGCACGGGCTGGCGGGTAGACTACATCATGAGCTCCAGCCTGCTACAGTCCGTGGAAGAGCCGATGGTACACCTGCGGCTGGAGGTGGCAGCTGCCCCAGAGGCCCCAGCCCAACTTGTTGCCCTATCCCTCTCAGCAGACAAGTTCCAGGTCCTCCTGGCAG
- the COMMD4 gene encoding COMM domain-containing protein 4 isoform X4 gives MHDPNWKGINRRLVKDEAGPVSKDQSLLGLKSHIWTLRRGHWQVRKILLRFRFCGDLDCPDWVLAEISTLAKISSVKLRLLCGQVLQELLGQGMDYEKVQKLTADARFELGDVKATVAVLSFILSSAAKHSVDGESLSSELQQLGLPKEHAASLCRCYEEKQSPLQEYLRACSLRVNRLAGTGWRVDYIMSSSLLQSVEEPMVHLRLEVAAAPEAPAQLVALSLSADKFQVLLAELKQAQTLMSSLG, from the exons ATGCATGACCCCAACTGGAAGGGTATAAACCGGAGGTTAGTGAAAGATGAGGCTGGACCGGTAAGCAAAGACCAGAGCTTGCTGGGTCTTAAGAGCCACATTTGGACTTTAAGAAGAGGGCACTGGCAAGTTAGGAAGATCCTTTTG AGGTTCCGGTTCTGTGGTGATCTGGACTGTCCTGACTGGGTCCTGGCGGAGATCAGCACACTTGCCAAGATT TCCTCCGTGAAGCTGAGGCTGCTGTGCGGTCAGGTGCTGCAGGAGCTTCTGGGGCAGGGGATGGAT TACGAGAAGGTCCAGAAGCTCACTGCTGATGCCAGGTTTG AGTTGGGCGATGTGAAAGCCACTGTGGCAGTACTGAGTTTCATCCTCTCCAGTGCGGCCAAGCATAGCGTCGATGGCGAGTCCTTGTCCAGTGAATTGCAGCAGCTGGGGTTGCCTAAAG AGCACGCAGCCAGCCTGTGTCGCTGTTATGAGGAGAAGCAAAGCCCCCTGCAGGAGTACTTGAGGGCCTGCAGTTTGCGTG TAAATAGGCTGGCAGGCACGGGCTGGCGGGTAGACTACATCATGAGCTCCAGCCTGCTACAGTCCGTGGAAGAGCCGATGGTACACCTGCGGCTGGAGGTGGCAGCTGCCCCAGAGGCCCCAGCCCAACTTGTTGCCCTATCCCTCTCAGCAGACAAGTTCCAGGTCCTCCTGGCAG
- the COMMD4 gene encoding COMM domain-containing protein 4 isoform X1, giving the protein MRFRFCGDLDCPDWVLAEISTLAKISSVKLRLLCGQVLQELLGQGMDYEKVQKLTADARFELGDVKATVAVLSFILSSAAKHSVDGESLSSELQQLGLPKEHAASLCRCYEEKQSPLQEYLRACSLRVNRLAGTGWRVDYIMSSSLLQSVEEPMVHLRLEVAAAPEAPAQLVALSLSADKFQVLLAELKQAQTLMSSLG; this is encoded by the exons ATG AGGTTCCGGTTCTGTGGTGATCTGGACTGTCCTGACTGGGTCCTGGCGGAGATCAGCACACTTGCCAAGATT TCCTCCGTGAAGCTGAGGCTGCTGTGCGGTCAGGTGCTGCAGGAGCTTCTGGGGCAGGGGATGGAT TACGAGAAGGTCCAGAAGCTCACTGCTGATGCCAGGTTTG AGTTGGGCGATGTGAAAGCCACTGTGGCAGTACTGAGTTTCATCCTCTCCAGTGCGGCCAAGCATAGCGTCGATGGCGAGTCCTTGTCCAGTGAATTGCAGCAGCTGGGGTTGCCTAAAG AGCACGCAGCCAGCCTGTGTCGCTGTTATGAGGAGAAGCAAAGCCCCCTGCAGGAGTACTTGAGGGCCTGCAGTTTGCGTG TAAATAGGCTGGCAGGCACGGGCTGGCGGGTAGACTACATCATGAGCTCCAGCCTGCTACAGTCCGTGGAAGAGCCGATGGTACACCTGCGGCTGGAGGTGGCAGCTGCCCCAGAGGCCCCAGCCCAACTTGTTGCCCTATCCCTCTCAGCAGACAAGTTCCAGGTCCTCCTGGCAG
- the COMMD4 gene encoding COMM domain-containing protein 4 isoform X3: protein MDYEKVQKLTADARFELGDVKATVAVLSFILSSAAKHSVDGESLSSELQQLGLPKEHAASLCRCYEEKQSPLQEYLRACSLRVNRLAGTGWRVDYIMSSSLLQSVEEPMVHLRLEVAAAPEAPAQLVALSLSADKFQVLLAELKQAQTLMSSLG from the exons ATGGAT TACGAGAAGGTCCAGAAGCTCACTGCTGATGCCAGGTTTG AGTTGGGCGATGTGAAAGCCACTGTGGCAGTACTGAGTTTCATCCTCTCCAGTGCGGCCAAGCATAGCGTCGATGGCGAGTCCTTGTCCAGTGAATTGCAGCAGCTGGGGTTGCCTAAAG AGCACGCAGCCAGCCTGTGTCGCTGTTATGAGGAGAAGCAAAGCCCCCTGCAGGAGTACTTGAGGGCCTGCAGTTTGCGTG TAAATAGGCTGGCAGGCACGGGCTGGCGGGTAGACTACATCATGAGCTCCAGCCTGCTACAGTCCGTGGAAGAGCCGATGGTACACCTGCGGCTGGAGGTGGCAGCTGCCCCAGAGGCCCCAGCCCAACTTGTTGCCCTATCCCTCTCAGCAGACAAGTTCCAGGTCCTCCTGGCAG